The window GATGGCCAGCCCCGCTGCGCCTGCGATGACATCATGAATCGGCATCTTGTTCAGTTGCGTTTCGACCCAATAGGTGAAGCGCTTGAGCGTAGCCGTGAAAAGTGGCGTCGTGATGAAGCCGAGAACTCCGCCCAAAACAGCACCGACGAGGATGCAGACGAGCGAAGCGAGCGTCAGGCCGAAGAGTCCGAGATCCAGTTTGAGAACTTCCGTGCTCAGAAACAAGGTCAGAAGCGGACTGGCAAGCTGCATGAGCGCTCCGCCGAGAATGGCGAAGATCAGCGTGATGAAAAAACGCAATACTTTTTCGAGCAATAAACATCCCTCCCCATATAATGGAAATGACAAAGCCAAACAGATTTATCATACTAAATCTATTCGGCTTTGTCAAAAGAAATCACTCTCGAATCGCCGGGGTCTTCCCGGCGATCGTCAGCATCAGGCAAAATCGTTTTCCGCAAGGATGCCATCCATCCACGACTTGACTTCCTCGGGCGATTTGCTGCAGGCATAGACAAGCTCACTGACGATGATCTGCCGCGCGAGATCCAGAAGGCGCCGCTCGCCGCTCGAAATCTTGCGCAGGCGATCCTGCAGGACGAGATTTCGCGCGACAGCCGCCACATCGCATATATCGCCGCTCTTCATGCGCTCAAGATTCGCATGAAAGCGCTTGTTCCAGCTTCCCGTCGCACGCTCGGGAGCCATCTGCAGAATGTCCTTGACCTCTTCGACCTGCGTTTCGGGAATCACGTCTCGAAGACCCATATTATCCACGTTGTCCGTCGGTATCATGACCTTCATGTTGCCCAATGGCATTTGAAGCACATAATAGGATTTGCCCTCGCCGAGCACCTCGCAATCCTCTATGCCGGAAATCACGCCCGCCCCATGCATCGGATAGACAACTGTGTCACCAACCTGAAGCAATGCTACACCTCCTGCCCTTTCCCCATGCAAAACGCACGGAATTAAAAAACTATCCGCATACATTATAGCACAAATCTTCATAAGTTGGAAGAAAATAAGTAGTTTATCATATCCCTCATTTTATGTCAATCAGGTTTTATCATATTTAGGATAATTCTCTTACATTATGAATCCAGATCATGTCCATGCCTGTGCCCCAAGGCCGCCGCCCATTCGTGACTGATGAGTCCGCCATGGGCAAAAAGTTCGACGATGTGTGCATTCGTCTCACGAATCGCCCGCGCCTCCTCTTCCGTGCCGCCGTTTCGGATGCAGGCATGGTAAGATTTTTTCAGCTGACGGTTGATGCGGTAATACTGCTGTGTGCGAAAATACATGAGTTTTCCCCTCTCTTCTGCGCTTCTTATCCGCGCGGTGGTCTGTCTTCCTCTAGTATAGCAAACTACACGCACAAACGTCCAGTTTTTGGACATTGTGCGCCGCCCTTACGTGAAAAAGCCAATCGTTCTGCGCCCTTCGGGCTTGACCTCTTGGGTTTTCATAGCAAAAGCAGCCCGATCGACCAAGCGAAAATAAATTTTCTCCAAATGCTTGACAACCTTCTTTTCGAGGAGTATATTATGCTTCATCGAGGTTACAACTTAACAAACCACGATGCAAACCAC of the Selenomonas sputigena genome contains:
- a CDS encoding CarD family transcriptional regulator → MLQVGDTVVYPMHGAGVISGIEDCEVLGEGKSYYVLQMPLGNMKVMIPTDNVDNMGLRDVIPETQVEEVKDILQMAPERATGSWNKRFHANLERMKSGDICDVAAVARNLVLQDRLRKISSGERRLLDLARQIIVSELVYACSKSPEEVKSWMDGILAENDFA